In a single window of the Pseudomonas entomophila genome:
- the aspA gene encoding aspartate ammonia-lyase produces the protein MSSAASFRVEKDLLGTLEVPADAYYGIQTLRAANNFHLSGVPLSHYPKLVVGLAMVKQAAADANRELGHLSDAKHAAISAACARLIKGDFHDQFVVDMIQGGAGTSTNMNANEVIANVALEHMGHQKGEYQYLHPNNDVNMAQSTNDAYPTAIRLGLLLGHDALLASLDSLIQAFAAKGKEFDHVLKMGRTQLQDAVPMTLGQEFRAFATTMTEDLQRLRSLAPELLTEINLGGTAIGTGINADPGYQALAVQRLATISGQPLVPAADLIEATSDMGAFVLFSGMLKRTAVKLSKICNDLRLLSSGPRTGINEINLPARQPGSSIMPGKVNPVIPEAVNQVAFAIMGNDLALTVAAEGGQLQLNVMEPLIAYKIFDSIRLLQRAMDMLREHCIVGITANEQRCRELVEHSIGLVTALNPYIGYENATRIARVALETGRGVLELVREEKLLDEAMLNDILRPENMIAPRLVPLKA, from the coding sequence ATGTCCTCCGCTGCATCGTTCCGCGTCGAAAAAGATCTGCTTGGTACCCTTGAAGTCCCTGCCGATGCCTACTACGGCATCCAGACCCTGCGCGCTGCCAACAACTTCCACCTCTCCGGCGTTCCGCTGTCGCACTACCCGAAACTGGTAGTCGGCCTGGCGATGGTCAAGCAGGCTGCTGCTGACGCCAACCGTGAGCTGGGGCACCTGAGCGATGCCAAGCACGCTGCCATCAGCGCAGCTTGCGCCCGACTGATCAAGGGCGACTTCCACGATCAGTTCGTGGTGGACATGATTCAAGGCGGTGCTGGCACCTCCACCAACATGAACGCCAACGAAGTCATCGCCAACGTTGCGCTGGAGCACATGGGCCACCAGAAAGGTGAGTACCAGTACCTGCACCCGAACAACGACGTGAACATGGCGCAGTCGACCAACGACGCCTACCCGACCGCGATCCGTCTGGGTCTGTTGCTGGGCCACGACGCCCTGCTGGCCAGCCTCGACAGCCTGATCCAGGCCTTCGCCGCCAAAGGTAAAGAGTTCGACCACGTACTGAAGATGGGCCGCACCCAGCTGCAGGACGCCGTACCCATGACCCTGGGCCAGGAATTCCGCGCCTTCGCCACCACCATGACCGAAGACCTGCAGCGCCTGCGCTCGCTGGCCCCGGAACTGCTGACCGAAATCAACCTGGGCGGCACTGCCATCGGTACCGGCATCAACGCCGACCCGGGCTACCAGGCCCTGGCCGTGCAGCGCCTGGCAACCATCAGCGGCCAGCCGCTGGTGCCTGCCGCCGACCTGATCGAAGCCACCTCCGACATGGGCGCCTTCGTGCTGTTCTCCGGCATGCTCAAGCGCACCGCGGTCAAGCTGTCGAAGATCTGCAACGACCTGCGCCTGCTGTCCAGCGGCCCACGTACCGGCATCAACGAGATCAACCTGCCGGCGCGCCAGCCAGGCAGCTCGATCATGCCAGGCAAGGTCAACCCGGTGATCCCGGAAGCCGTCAACCAAGTCGCCTTCGCCATCATGGGCAACGACCTGGCCCTGACCGTCGCCGCCGAAGGTGGCCAGCTGCAGCTGAACGTGATGGAACCGCTGATCGCCTACAAGATCTTCGACTCGATCCGCCTGCTGCAACGCGCCATGGACATGCTGCGCGAGCACTGCATCGTGGGTATCACCGCCAACGAACAGCGCTGCCGTGAACTGGTCGAGCACTCGATCGGCCTGGTCACCGCCCTGAACCCGTACATCGGCTACGAAAACGCCACCCGTATCGCCCGCGTCGCCCTGGAAACCGGCCGCGGCGTGCTGGAACTGGTGCGCGAAGAGAAGCTGCTGGATGAAGCGATGCTCAACGACATCCTGCGTCCGGAAAACATGATCGCTCCCCGTCTGGTTCCGCTGAAGGCGTAA
- a CDS encoding DUF4123 domain-containing protein produces the protein MSNQDPWLWMAAQRAQGREVALLLDGEARTRQVLMATLGSDRWSALYNQTPAAQLASAGPVAFLVGDAELRLAEPDLSAPQAHWGWLASLAPGDWAAWLSHWRARLMVGHGLYRFHDNRVLARALDVLTQVELPAYLGPTLSLCYWQTDVWRVVDNPASGSYPVPSEPAWLRVPAPAAEVTLFVNADRYLVRHDYGRYLQLASEQDHEAWLGRRLEQAKAWGWETSAQLAFLLLSSLRSPGFKVGEDWARWPEETPAAHFQRMRRIAPLEQGRT, from the coding sequence ATGAGCAATCAGGATCCGTGGCTGTGGATGGCCGCGCAACGTGCCCAGGGCCGCGAGGTTGCCCTGCTGCTGGATGGCGAAGCTCGCACTCGGCAAGTGTTGATGGCGACGTTGGGCAGCGACCGTTGGAGCGCCTTGTACAACCAGACACCAGCAGCCCAGTTGGCCAGTGCCGGGCCGGTCGCGTTCCTGGTGGGCGATGCCGAACTGCGTCTGGCCGAGCCGGACCTTTCGGCGCCGCAGGCGCATTGGGGGTGGTTGGCGAGCCTGGCGCCCGGCGACTGGGCGGCCTGGCTCAGCCACTGGCGGGCACGGCTGATGGTCGGGCACGGGCTGTACCGCTTTCACGATAACCGCGTGCTGGCCCGTGCCCTGGACGTCCTGACTCAGGTTGAACTGCCAGCTTACCTCGGTCCGACCCTCAGCCTCTGTTACTGGCAAACGGATGTCTGGCGGGTTGTGGATAACCCAGCCTCCGGTAGCTACCCCGTGCCCTCCGAGCCGGCCTGGCTGCGGGTGCCGGCACCTGCCGCCGAGGTGACGCTGTTTGTGAATGCTGACCGCTACCTGGTCCGGCATGACTACGGACGCTATCTGCAACTGGCGAGCGAGCAGGACCACGAAGCCTGGCTTGGGCGAAGGCTGGAGCAGGCCAAGGCTTGGGGTTGGGAGACGTCCGCGCAGTTGGCGTTTCTGTTGCTCAGCAGCTTGCGCTCGCCGGGGTTCAAGGTCGGGGAGGACTGGGCGCGTTGGCCGGAGGAAACGCCCGCGGCACATTTTCAGCGAATGCGACGGATTGCGCCATTAGAGCAAGGGAGAACGTGA
- a CDS encoding LysR substrate-binding domain-containing protein — MNLESKWLEDFSALASTRSFSQAAERRFVTQPAFSRRIRSLEAALGLTLVNRSRTPIELTEAGQLFLVTARTVVDQLSEVLRHLHHLEGGQGEVIQVAAAHSLASGFFPRWVAQLRNDGLNIATRLVATNVGDAVHALREGGCDLMLAFYDPDAALQMDAEIFPSLHMGDTEMLPVCAVGPDGKPLFDLEGEGSVPLLAYSAGAFLGRSVNLLLRQRNLRYTTVYETAMADSLKSMALEGMGIAWVPKLSMRGELERGELVICGGSQWHVPLEIRLYRCALVRKANVRLLWRKLEGGSVDPKVSQTPEK, encoded by the coding sequence ATGAACCTCGAAAGCAAATGGCTGGAGGACTTCAGTGCCCTGGCCTCCACCCGCAGTTTCTCGCAAGCGGCCGAGCGCCGTTTCGTCACCCAGCCAGCCTTCAGCCGACGCATAAGAAGCCTGGAAGCGGCGTTGGGGCTGACCTTGGTGAATCGTTCCCGCACCCCCATCGAACTGACCGAGGCCGGGCAACTGTTTCTCGTCACCGCTCGCACCGTTGTCGACCAGTTGAGCGAAGTTTTGCGCCACTTGCATCACCTCGAAGGCGGGCAGGGCGAGGTCATCCAGGTGGCGGCGGCACACTCCCTGGCTTCGGGCTTCTTCCCCCGTTGGGTGGCCCAGTTGCGCAACGACGGTTTGAACATCGCCACCCGCCTGGTGGCCACCAACGTTGGTGATGCAGTGCATGCCTTGCGCGAGGGTGGCTGCGACCTGATGCTGGCCTTCTATGATCCGGATGCGGCGTTGCAGATGGATGCCGAGATCTTCCCGTCGCTGCACATGGGCGACACTGAAATGCTGCCGGTATGTGCCGTGGGACCGGACGGCAAGCCGTTGTTCGACCTGGAAGGCGAGGGCAGCGTGCCGTTGCTGGCCTACAGCGCCGGCGCCTTCCTCGGCCGTTCGGTCAACCTGCTGCTGCGCCAGCGCAACCTGCGCTATACCACTGTCTATGAAACCGCGATGGCCGACAGTCTCAAGAGCATGGCGCTGGAAGGCATGGGCATTGCCTGGGTGCCGAAGCTGTCGATGCGCGGCGAGCTGGAGCGCGGCGAACTGGTGATCTGTGGCGGTAGCCAGTGGCATGTGCCGCTGGAAATCCGCCTCTATCGCTGCGCCCTGGTGCGCAAGGCCAACGTGCGGTTGCTGTGGCGCAAGCTGGAGGGCGGTTCAGTTGACCCGAAAGTCAGCCAAACCCCCGAAAAATAA
- a CDS encoding lipase family protein, translated as MREILDELSSPINSKIFACPVEDCRTRFQLVDELGQGEPYAGLSYEAIDREGITYTGVLDIEGSAVISRHYSGGLVVRFYALYVGAEKLYRGLIERDFYPLQLTELQVRAESTQFNNANGARTENNPARAKCDHFLQVEVRDLVQYTCHLPPATKSNFPPEEYAKKLMRGHGAHGVCLRPNQHTVLEVRPLRALRLVLSKDPGFCVLNMYQLALMATLSYSPFGQEPDGHPVRSSTVSFTHEPSVGNWFAESLSAFREIWRVDTKLMQSFYPFYEEVPYSQRWEIAPFDPDLYPYNHPSREDLQEHPAKLHFLDDRNKFNATDTQAFATHTSDQILIAVRGTSEFMADALRDADALQVEFREGEGRVHRGFYESATKAYAFAREYMDRFYTGQQLVICGHSLGGAVALLLAEMLRRQVEGIDIQLYTFGAPRAGDTTFMQGAADLVHHRIVNDNDPVPSVPASWMHRPFERVRQDVAQAHMQAPLGVKTVLTSFGFELAESYEHHGELRHFMSIPFAPGRQSAVLWTPGCSTITEQALCNRILRHEYGLPERMAFMDQLFRVGDHFMVAYIPACWAALRRHQEVLLANTPPVTRRELSLIRALLVSFDEQIQRRQASIKQADPYRRQHENRLQIMHEERHRLETTLTRLSALATTTVSAAQVYGSLANHPELETVLARWHAHDVNNREEQLAMAPAELPSNEPPIIKVTSDEIFVMLDAESDPSDPLNLI; from the coding sequence ATGAGGGAGATTCTTGATGAGCTGTCATCGCCTATTAATTCCAAGATTTTCGCGTGCCCTGTAGAGGACTGTAGAACCAGATTTCAACTGGTCGATGAATTAGGGCAAGGTGAGCCATATGCAGGATTGAGTTATGAAGCGATTGACCGGGAAGGCATCACCTACACGGGCGTGCTGGATATTGAAGGGAGTGCTGTTATTTCGAGGCACTACAGCGGTGGGTTGGTTGTAAGATTTTATGCGCTCTACGTCGGCGCTGAGAAGTTGTATAGGGGCTTGATTGAGCGAGACTTTTACCCGCTGCAATTGACGGAGTTACAGGTCCGAGCGGAAAGTACGCAGTTCAATAATGCAAATGGTGCTCGAACTGAAAATAACCCTGCTCGCGCGAAGTGTGACCATTTTCTCCAAGTGGAAGTGCGTGATCTCGTTCAGTACACCTGTCATCTACCTCCTGCGACGAAGTCAAACTTTCCTCCTGAGGAATACGCCAAGAAACTCATGCGTGGGCATGGTGCCCACGGTGTGTGCCTGAGGCCCAACCAGCACACGGTGCTGGAAGTCCGCCCCCTGCGCGCCTTGCGGTTGGTGCTATCGAAGGATCCAGGTTTTTGCGTGTTGAACATGTATCAGTTGGCACTCATGGCCACGCTGAGCTATTCACCGTTCGGACAAGAACCGGACGGGCACCCGGTCCGGTCATCGACGGTCAGCTTCACCCATGAACCCAGCGTTGGTAACTGGTTTGCCGAGTCGCTGAGTGCATTTAGGGAGATCTGGAGGGTCGATACGAAATTGATGCAGTCGTTCTATCCGTTCTATGAAGAAGTACCGTACTCGCAGCGGTGGGAGATAGCGCCTTTTGATCCCGACCTGTATCCCTACAATCATCCGAGCCGGGAAGACCTTCAAGAGCACCCCGCCAAGCTTCATTTTCTTGATGATCGAAACAAGTTCAACGCGACGGATACCCAAGCATTCGCCACTCACACATCAGATCAGATCTTGATAGCAGTCCGGGGTACCAGCGAGTTCATGGCCGATGCGCTTCGAGATGCGGATGCGTTACAAGTTGAATTTCGTGAAGGGGAGGGTCGAGTTCATCGCGGATTCTATGAGTCCGCTACAAAAGCGTACGCTTTCGCACGGGAGTACATGGACAGGTTCTACACGGGTCAACAACTGGTCATCTGCGGCCACAGCCTCGGCGGTGCGGTTGCCTTGCTCTTGGCAGAAATGCTTCGTCGCCAAGTAGAAGGCATCGACATCCAGCTCTACACCTTCGGCGCCCCCCGCGCCGGCGACACCACCTTCATGCAAGGCGCCGCCGATCTGGTCCACCACCGCATCGTCAACGACAACGACCCGGTTCCCAGTGTCCCCGCCAGCTGGATGCATCGGCCCTTCGAGCGGGTCCGGCAGGATGTCGCGCAGGCCCACATGCAAGCGCCCCTGGGCGTTAAGACGGTACTCACCAGTTTCGGTTTCGAACTGGCCGAGTCCTACGAGCATCACGGTGAGTTGCGCCATTTCATGAGCATTCCCTTCGCGCCTGGCCGTCAATCCGCCGTGCTTTGGACGCCCGGCTGCAGCACCATCACCGAGCAAGCGCTGTGCAACCGTATACTGCGGCACGAGTACGGCCTGCCCGAACGTATGGCGTTCATGGATCAACTGTTCAGGGTCGGCGACCATTTCATGGTTGCCTATATCCCTGCCTGCTGGGCCGCGTTGCGCCGCCATCAGGAGGTCCTGCTGGCCAACACGCCCCCTGTCACCCGCCGCGAACTGTCGCTGATCCGCGCACTGCTGGTTTCATTCGATGAGCAGATCCAGCGCAGGCAAGCGTCGATCAAGCAGGCGGACCCATACCGTCGTCAACATGAAAACCGGCTGCAAATCATGCATGAGGAACGCCACCGACTCGAAACCACCCTGACGCGACTTTCTGCGCTCGCCACCACCACCGTTAGCGCAGCCCAGGTCTACGGCTCGCTCGCCAACCACCCCGAACTCGAAACCGTACTCGCCCGTTGGCACGCCCATGACGTGAACAACCGCGAAGAGCAGCTTGCCATGGCCCCCGCCGAGCTTCCCTCGAACGAGCCACCGATAATCAAAGTTACCTCCGACGAAATCTTCGTCATGCTCGATGCCGAGAGCGATCCGTCCGACCCTCTGAACTTGATATAA